The Gopherus evgoodei ecotype Sinaloan lineage chromosome 4, rGopEvg1_v1.p, whole genome shotgun sequence nucleotide sequence tggaggatcaaaatGATATGCTCTGGCAtatggttgaggtgcaggaaaggcagaaggagcacagaccactgctgcagcccctgtgtaaccaaccgctctcttccccaagttccatagcctcctcacctccagatgcccaagaatggtgggggcagctccaggcactcaATCACTCCATCCTAGAGGACTGCCCAAACAACAGAAAGCCGGTATTCAGTatgttttgaagtgcagtgtggtcttgtccttccctcctcccctcttccacCACCcaacccagtgcttccctcctccaccatccctcccgggctaccttggcaatTATCCCCCTATTTCTATGACtaattaataaaaaatgcatgaatctgaaacaacaatgactttattgtcccTGCAAGTGGTGAttgaagggggaaggggagggcagttggcttacagggaaataaagtgaaccaagggggtgagttttcatcaaggaaaaacaaacagaactttcacaccatagcctggccagtcatgaaacaggttttcaaagcttctctgttgcgcagcacaccctgctgtgctcttctaaccaccctggtgttgggctgcgcgtaatcagcggccaggaaatttgcctcaacctcccatcccaccataaactctcccccttactctcacagatattgtggagcacacagcaagcagtaatgacaatgggaatattggtttcgctgcgGTCTtcctgagtcagtaaactgcaccagcgcacttttaaacatccaaatacacattctaccaccattctgcacttgctcagcctatagttgaacagctcctgactactgtccagggtgcctgtgtatggcttcatgagccatggcattaaggggtaggctgagtccccaaggataactataggcatttcaacatccccagcagTTCTGGTCTGGAAattaagtcccttcctgcagctatTCAGACAGATCAGAactcctgaagatgcgagtgtcatgtatCTTTCTGGCCATcacacattgatgttggtgatcCAACAATGCTTGAAGCACCATTTAAAAGTACCTcttgtggtttacgtactggctgccttggtggtgcagtcccaagatagggatgtgTGTTCCATCTCtagcagttagggaatcccattgcagcaaagccatccactatgacctgcacatttcccagagtcgctacccttgatagcagcagctcagtgatggtgttggctacttggatcccagcaacccccacagtagatttgcctactccaaattgatgcccgactgaccagtagctgtatggtgttgcaagcttccctAGGGCTGTtaccactcacttgtgaactgtgatggctgctttcatcttggtattcttgcacttcagggcaggggaaagcaagtcacaaagttcaatgaaagtgcccttatgcatgcgaaagtttcacagccactgggaatcatcccagacctgcaacactatgcagtccgaccagtctctgcttgtttcccgggcccagaatcggcgttccatggcatgaacctgccccattaccaccatgatgtccaaattgcgagggcccgtactttgagagaagtctgtgtccatgtcctcatcattcttgtcaccgcgctgccattgcctcctcacctacttttgcaggttctggtgctgcatatactgcacGATAATGCACATGGTGTTTACAGTACTCATAACTGCtgtggtgatctgagcgggctccatgcttgccgtggtatggcatctgaaggagagcaggagagcagagaggcagtggaAGCGTGACAATGGTTTGCAGCccaactgcaccatctgctgccagagcaggagagcagagtggcagcggcAGCAATCATTCGGTCATTCAATGACAATGGTTTGCAGCCCTATTGTACTGTCAGCTGccagagcaggaaagcagagtggcagcagaagcGTGATGATGGTTTGCAGccatactgcaccgtctgctgccagcagcacccagaacACAACAGTGGCAGCCGAGCTGAGCGGGCTGCAcacttgccatggtatggcgtctgtgCAGAAAAAAGatgtgaaacgattgtctgctgttgctctcacagagggaggggcgactgacgacatgtacccaaaaccactcgtgacaatgttttttccccatcaggcagtgggagctcaacccagcattccaatgggtagcagagactgcaggaactgtgggatagctacccacagtgcaacgctccgaaagtcaacgctagcctcggtattgTGGACAggctccaccgacttaatgcgattaatgcgcttagtggggacacacacaatcgactgtataaaatcgctttcgaaaagatcgacttctataaatttgacttAATTCTGTAGCGTAGAAATACCCTTAGTGTTATGCAGAGAGAAAAGACACTGCTGCAGTCATGTTCTTCATTGCTCATAAGTATTTGGAGGCCATCATTTTATTCGGGAAAGCAGCTGCAAGTCCTGATAACTTCACAGATTTTAGCCCAAATTAGAATTCATTCCTGAGATAAGTTATTGCTCTCTGTTACTGGTTATTCTCCTGCTTTAAAGGTTTTAAACATCCAGTCAAGGAGTAGCAGGTGACTAATCACACAGCACAACTAACAAAGAAAGAGGGCAAAGTGAACAACCCCGTAAACTGAAATCTCTCTGTGGATAGTTGCAAAGAACAAACTTGTGAGGAAAAATCATACATGATCCCCACCAGGGAGAATGACTCAGTCAATATGATAATTTACTCACAAACAGAGCAGTGCAAATAACaggtttttcagttcactggcaattcctgggggaaggggctaaaaaaaaagtttggtttgagttgaacagaaaaagaaattttTGGCAAGTCAAACGTTAAAAATAAACCCATGTtttgacaaaataaaatgttttgttttaatcctgcccattttaaattttttaaaggaaattttgaaacaaaaagttattttgaatcCCTCACCCTCCCAAGTTTAGTTCTGAAAATGTGTAAACaaaatgttgggggggggggttaggtttaTTTCCAACACTTtccaaacaatttggcaaaatggACATGAATTCATCTGTTGTTTTGGTGAATTTCCATTTTTCACCAGGGAAAAAAAAGGGTTGCGGATAAGAAGTTTTGGCCAAAACCTTTCACCCATCCCTACTCACACTGGTAATTCCACCAACTCTATCTGGTTCATTCGTATATGTGGGTGTCTAAGACTTCTCTGCCCTTTTTCCTGCTGGCCCTGTAAGGCACCACCTCCCTCCCAGTAGGAGAAAGATGCAATGTCTCCTGTACACTTTCTGAGTTGCTtgaccccctctctgccccaggccctgccctccactCAACCCCaatcccaagcccctgccctgcctcttcctgcccacctcttcctgcccctcccccacaggtgcATCTCCCTCACGCCTTCCCCCCTCCAAActtcctgcatgccactgaacagctgatccttGCTGGGCAGGAGATgctaggggaaggggaggagctgatctgCTGGGCCTGCTGGTGGTAGCTGAGCACTcactattttttcccctgggtgctccaaccccggagcacccacggagtcaacGTCTATGCTCATATAGTTTAGAGGAGTCCAAGAAAGGAATCTCATCCCCAGCCTCCTTCAGCCTAATCATACCAAATTTGAGGCCTCACTGGCTAGTATCCCCATCCCCATGCTCCTGGGATTACAGAGCCAATCAGCATAAAACTTTTGAAATGCAGCAAGATCTATTTTCGGGTTCTGCTGTGATACATGCAGTACAAACTCCTAGAGCAATTGGGTAGAAACAGTCATGACGGCACCTATTGTTCTGACTGTTATTCGGATGCTCCTATCAGGAGCCTCGATTGTGTCTGATTGAGGAAAACACTCAAAATTCTACTCTAGGTCTTAGAGGGCTGGGGTCATCTTTCCTTATGGTAAAATTGCCCTTTGGCATTCAAGCATTGGGGTGTTATGTTGTGACTGGATGGAGGGCTGGCtggtggctcagggctgtgggtgaACAGCCCGTAAGGGCCTAGGAAGGAGCAGGCTTGTGAGTCCTTCTACATTCAGAACAGTTTGTGGAatttaatcatttttaattttatcctTCACCAAGCATGAAACGCCGCTGACTTTCAGATCAACGTGTCAGGAAACCAGCCCGCAGGCTGCATGCAGCTGCCAGACATGGAATGCTACAAGAGAACCACAGATACCCAAGCTACTGCATAACCAACTGGACTGGCAGGAACAGGGCAGAAATTACTTTGGAGTCCTCCGTGATTCAACTGAGGAGTGGGGATACCGGCAGGGCAGGCGACTGGAGCTGATGGGCTAACACTCCATGTTTTCACTCAGCAGTGAGAGATTTCAGAAAACTGTGGCTGCATACCCTCATGGCACAGACCACCAGCACCGCGGAGACTTGGCCTCTGTTTTCCTCTGGGCCAGCTGATCCACCCAGCCTCCAACACTTTCCAGGCTGAGGTGAAGCAGCCTGCGAGCTAGGTCACATCAATGTTTTGCCCCTTCCAGGGCAACAAAAGTCCAAACTgaacataaagaaataaaaactctTCCCTTCCCACAGGGAAGCTGCAATAGGCATCAGCCTCCCCGTCTTCCTGGCCTCCACCAGTTTTATCTCTCTCAGTGAGTGCTCCAGATCTGCTCTCCTACCCAACCAggctgcaatggagctggctTCTCCCTTTTTAGCTCTTCCCTCAAAGCCTGACATCTGCTCAGGTGTCATAGAGCAGGGCTGACTGGGCCCTGTTAATCCTTTCCTGACCCCTGTGGGGTCTGTAAACCTCATCACAGAGATgaacaaaccaaccaaaccaTGAGCAAGGTGAAactagtttgtttgtttattttttgaagaAGGGGGTGTTCTACACATTAAGAAACTATCTTGCAGGGAATGGCAGCACACCTCAATCAGCCACAAAGCCATTCCTCTGGAGCAATAATGCATGTCATGATCCATGCCTGCAGCTTCGCTGATAGACCCACCCATTAAAGCAGGAGGAGATGCCCCCGATAGACTTCTTGTGGAAGATCAAATACCAGGGCTCTGTAATCgagcagagaaaagcataacgAGAACTGGTGGCTGTAAACTGAAGCCAGACCaattaaattagaaattaggcacataTTTCTAATGGTGCACACAATTAACAGACCACCAAGGGAAGCgatggattctccatttcttgatgaCTTCAGATCAAGACTGATGCCTTTGTGGAAGAGGCTTCAGTTGAACATAAGTTATCAGGCTCAGTGCAGGGGTAACTGAGTGACATGcgctgacctgtgttatacagaaggtcagagtagatgattaacggtgccttctggccttagaatctatggcTCCATGAATCAGAGAGTTCCAGGTTTCAGGGAGATGCCTTCAGATAACAATTATACATAATGGATGAAGCTAGGTTCAGAGCTTGGTTGAGGGTCGCCATCCACTGTGCCAGGCTCTGGGCCTCTCTCTAGCCCACTTCCTGTTAGCTAGCTGCAGGGCCCATCAGATGGCACTATACCATCCTCTCCCCATCCAGGATTTTGCAGGACGGACCCTTGGCTTGCAGTACATTAATAGATTTTGGGGGGCACTTGCGCCGTGGTGCAATGGTAAGGCAGCCCAGCAGTGAGTGTGTGAACAGCAATACCACACAACGGCAGTTAGCAGGCTTTTCCACTAGGTGGGGGGATGATGGAGGGAAGGCAGAGAAGGTAAAACAGAAACACCTCTCACTGAGGGACACGGGGTAGCTGCTTGCTGTGGGGGGCTGTTGGTCTCACCACCAGGGGACACTCACACCGTGGGTCCCTCTGTTGCCACAGGCTCGGGCTTCATGGTGGCCTCATGGGAAGCAGGCGGATTCGTCAGGGTGGTGACCGGCTGGgagcaaaacaaaaagtcatggaaTGAGTGTGATGGCTCAGGAGGGGTAGCCCTGGCCGATCACCCCCCCAGCCAtgggcagctgctccctggccTGTCTATTCACTGCTTTACTATCTCCCTGCCCTTATCTAGGCACAGATGTAAACACTTCATAGACACCCCATGGAGCATTTGCTCCCCTCTGCCTCTCAGTCTTACCTCTTTGCTCCCCTTTCTTCTCTACTCAGCCATCCTCTGCCCGTCTCCCACACTCTCGCCATCTTTGCTCATCCTCCCAGGGTCCATCCCTAGTTTCCTTCcatccctttccccccagctctgtATTAACCCCACTTCTCCCAATATCTCCCATAGCAGCAGGGTAGTTACCCCATCATCGGCAGAGTTCTGGCGACACACCGCTTTGCATCCAAATGCTGCCAGGGCAATAGAAACAAAGAATCCCAGCGAGGTTAAGATCAGGATGATGGCTCGCATGCCTGTGCAATAGTGCTGggaaacagagcaggagatgggGAATCACAAACAGGCCCCTGGACTCAGCACGGATCAGAGGAACTAACAACCAGACAGCCCTGTTTGTTCCATTGTCCATCCCCTGGTGGGAATGGGAAGGAGTGTTCCCTGCAGTCTATTCTCACATCCTGTCCAGTTCCAGTGAGTCAAGCTCCAGGAAGCCGTCAACAGGAGGAGGAATTCCAGGAATTAATGACTCCCCCACCTACCCCAGGAGACAGTTCCCAGGGGGACAGAGAAATGAAGCCCAGGCCTGAGTTCCTCAGGAGATCTATCCCCTCCTCCAACTCCCATCCCTGATCCTCCTTGCTCCGATCTCAGCCAGCTGGTTGCCCCAACATTGCTCTTCTATAGCTCTCCATGGAGAAGGCACCCACCGAGATCTGGTACAGCCGCCTGCAGTGCAACCTGTTGCTGGAAGGACACTGGATGTACCGGTTACGGGGATCGTACACCAAGTCCACCAGGTAGAATAAGTTGATCACGCCGACCACCACCGTGCAGATGATGTAAATGACCAGGCAGGCTTTCACCTGGAAGATGAAGGGATAAGGTTGTCGCTGCTAGGAATACTGAAGAGTAGGAATGAGAGACTGCCAATGCTCCTGAATAGATAACACTTATAAACCCCAGCTTGCTCCCCTAGAGTCTTTCCAGGGTACGGAGGGGAGTTGTCCCATCAAGAGATCACCTCCTAGTACAGCCCCTCTCTGGATCCATCTCACACTAACGTATGGGCTCGGCCTCTTGTCCTGACTTGCCATTCCCTCCCAACTAGCTCTGCCTTGCCTCTTCTTAGGACTGGGCCAGGATCACCCCTTTattccccagggctgccccatcCTGGCTCTGTCCCCTTGATCTGCCTCTGGCTTCATCTCCCCTTCATGCAGCTGGGCCTTGGGTACCACAGCTGCCCCTCAGAGCACCACTGCCAATGGGGTTCATCTCAGCCATTGCTCCAGGCCCATCCCTCACCAATggcttcctcctcttctccccacctcgCACTCTGACAGAATTCCCCAGTGCAAGGCAGAGCTACCTTGGGTCTCACAGCCCCAACTGGCCCAGAGGGTACAGTCCTTCTTAGGAGGGTCACTTGTCTGAGGAGAGGAATGAGGAGGGATGTGACTTGAACGCTGATGCAGCCCTGGGCCAGGCTTTAACAAGAGGCTACTCACCAGGGCCAGGCTGTGTGTTGTGTCTGCAGCCAGAGTGATAATGCCAGCCAAGAGCAactggagaggaagagagaatgagagaaagtAATCAGGGgaatcagcagagctggggtgggaagggataGTAGAAGACTGCATGTTAGGGTTAAGGTGTATTGGCAGAACTGGGGGGCGACCCGAGGCTGAGATAGCAAGAAGGCTGTGGGTTAGGATAGGGGGACATCAGTCAGGCTGGGggtagggagggaacccaggggtgagatagcagggggctgcaggtcgggactgAGAGGCACCAGCAGAGTTGGGCATGAAGGCTCAGGAGATGGGTCGGTCACTCACCAGCACTGCCGAGTAAAAGTGGACGTGCAGCTCATCCCTATAGACGCAGGGGGAAATGGCCAGGAGGACACCAAAGGCCATCTGCAGCAGCCCCGCCAACAGCAAGAGGGCCTGCAAATGGGAAACAAACCGATCATcagcatgcagctctgggcaggggcaggacagccagcagggggcagagacAGGCGCCGTGTCCAGTCACCTGCTAACAGGCACCAGGGCCTGTCTGACAGGATCCCAAAGATCCCAGGTGCTGTGCAGGGCCAGCAGAGGGGGTGAGGCCGGTGCACCAAGGGATGAGCTGTGACATGGGGCAAcagggggcgtgtgtgtgtgtgtgtgcgtgtgcgtgtgtaaGAGACACTCTCACCCTCCACACACGCTGCTCACCCCCAAGACTCTAGgctgcccccgcaggaacagctGCATCAGGGGTCCCGCTTCTGACATGGCAGAACCCAGCGTCTTGATATAGACCAAACTCCTCACAGGCTCTGGAGCAGGAAAGACAGCCCTGTGGGTGCAAGAGGGACTGGGTCATTGGGTGCACTGGAATGCTAAACTGCATCATACCATTCAGCTGCTAGGTGCCGCTGTGTGGAATATATCTTAGTTAAGCTCACAACAGCCATTCCTGGCAGTGCACTAAAGGATCTTATAGCAAACACATGGCTCTATGAGAAAGGCTCTGctgccagtccatatctggtacaagAGCCTGACTTGCTAATAGCAACTCAGTAGCCTCATGTGCACAAAACATACAGGGGGCATGTAATGCTAGCAGGGACTTTGGAGTAACCAGTTACCCATAGTGTCGTATGGGTAAAATCATTATGTAATGAGCCTTATCACCTTGTACTTAGAGCCGAGCCAGCAACACTTATCTGTACATTTCTTAGCCGCAAACTCAGGAAAGTGTTTACTGTTaaagtaactccccacttaacatcctctcacttaatgttgtttcaatCTTACATCTctgctccattacagaacatgctccgtttaaagttgtgcaatgcttcacaATAACATCCTTTGTCTgcttgctttgtccacagctggcagccccccccatcagctcccctacgcCTCCCGCCCGCTGGCAGACCCCacagatcagtgccttcccccttctcctcctgccctccagctggcttgcggcattcaggagggaggggggaggagcaaggacttggCCTGAAGTCTTCCCCTGCCTCTCAAACaccgcaaaccagctgattgctgtgggcagaaggcaagggagagagggaggggcctGCATGcggagtcctcactcctcccccctcactcctgccccctgaacattgcaagccagctgattgccacgggcAGGAGGTGCACCCTGTCCTCACTCCACCCTCCAGCTGATTGCTGTCGGCaggaggcagtggagggaggggggaggagcgaggacacagCCTGTGGAGTAAAGAGGGGAGGAGAAGATGTGGGTtaagggtggggtcttgggggaaggggtggattgGGCAGgccgagggttgagccccccaccTCTGGTGCTTGCAGTGTAGGGGAAGCTGCTGCgcaatgtgcttctcctagcctaaagcaccttcagcctccttgcctgcctcattgtctccagtgccagtgagctgtgcctgtgtggggtaagggaggggcacctcccaactacagtactgtatggcaaaaaaaaaatttccctggaaccttacccccccgcatttacattcattcttatggggaaattggattcacttaatatCATTTcccttaaagttgcatttttcaggaacataactacaacattaagtgaggagttactgtacttaagTCTCTGGTATCTTTTCTGTTGTTATAATAGCAAGTTGGAAACAGCTATTCCAGTGTCAGAACAAAACTGAAAGTAAGACTAGAAGACAATGAATCTGGAAAACAATGGACCAATTAAAGTCTCCAGGAAAGCTTTCATCTGAAGGAAATGCAGCAGAAAACTGGGGAAAATGGAAGCAAAGACAGCACTGGGAGAGGCACAGACAAAAAAGACGAGTGTCTACAAAGAGCATTAATTCTTCATGTGGCAGGTGAAGAAATGAGAGAAgtatttaacactttttttatttGATGATATAGCAGATAAAAAGATATACAGGTTTTAAAGAGTAAGTGAGGCCTACTGTCCACTGCCAAGAAATATCCCATATGAGACTCGAGCAGTTTTCACTAGAAGtcagacagatggggaaaataTAGACCAGCATGCGACTGATGGAAAACTGGCAGCACCATCCTCCAACTGTGAAGAAGTGTGTGACTCGCTCATTAGAGACCTCATTGTGTGTAGTATTGTGTCTGACTGCACAAGCAAGTTTAACCCTTGAATGGGTCGTGGATGTATGACATGCAGATGAAAAGGCTGCAACCACAAGTGTCTTGAGgccattttcagaaaaccttttcaCAGTACTCCATCAAGGATTCAAAGGTGGTTGCTACTACTCCAGAAATATCAACAGGAAGTTGGATACAGACCACGTAAAGAATTACTGTAGTAATTGCTGACACTTTATCCAAAGTCTACACGTTGCATGATGGAGGAGTAAGTTCAGAGGAAGCTGATGTTGCACTACATCAGATTAACTTTTATTTGCTTATTGCCAGACAGAAATTGAAGGAATTTCAAGCGGATACTGCAAATGATGTTGTTCTGCAAACTACTTGGCAAGGAGGGCCAGACAATAGATCTGTAGTGCCAGAGGTTATTCGTGCTTATTGGTCACATAGAGAGGAACTAAGTGTGCAAAATGGACTCGTCTTTAAAAGTGACAGAATTATACTACTGAAAAGTCTCAGAAAAGAGATCTTGACTATTATTCATGAGTGGCAACTGGGAGCAGAGCTATGTAAAAGGAGAGCTCAAGATGCTGTCTATTTGCCCAGCAGGTGTAGTCAAACTGAGGACACAGTACGTGCTTGCAATGCATGTCAAACTTTCAGAAACAAAATCGAAAGGAACCAATGCTACCACAAGAGGTCCCAAACAGACCTTGGCAGGGACCTTATGAGGCTGGCAGactaggtgccagctcatgccaaggtccgtAGGCCTCAGATAAACACTGAccaatgcatagctggaaaccagtctggctcacctgcaTGCTAGTGGTATTAAAACAGATGTTAAGTGcatagtgtttagactttatgaaatacttgtaggatgctgcatgtgttAATCTCACTGATAACATATGATAAGGTAATAGTAAGCATTTGCATTATAAACTCCTGTAACTGTGTAACACActgaacaggaaagaagcatgaaCTAATGTCAAATGGTACAGAGGGTGTTATATCCTGCCCACCAGAAGGCCTATTGAAACCAAATGAGTCATTGTGAAACACCAAAGAACAAAGACTCTGTTAATTCCGCACCCACacacccccaccaaaaaaaaataaaaagtcactaTGAAGAGGAGACATGCGcatgaactcatcccatcagcttgaactctgggaggaagggaataaaaatcccttgCAAGAAGAAAATGGATTTCTCTGCTCCTTGGACTTTGGGAGGGCCAGATTTCTAAGCATGAGCAAGGAATCCCCAGCTGCtttgcctgggttagccctaaaggacatatagagcttgcataTCACAGCAGCTGTCTGCCATCACCTTCAGAAACCTAGGACTGTAatctgtttgtgtgtatgtgtttacttgctttaaccttgtaaataactaatttctcttagttaataaatctttagatagtttattataggattggctccaagtgttgtctttggtgtgagagccAAAGCACTGttgacctggagtaagtgacCAGCCCATTGGGAttaggagtaacctgaatatacTGTGATTTTTGGCacaagggaccatctatcacaaaggaaGGCTTCCCTAGGAGGTAAGATAGGTGCAGCCAAGGGGACTGTGACTCCTTGGGTAGGTGGTTACAGGACTTGAGGAGTTTACCATTGATATCTGGTTGATGAAATCTCAGTACAGAACTAACACGGGGTTTGTGCCTTGCTTTTTAACAGCCTAGCCAAAGGTTGTTGCTCATGCTCTTGAGCCACTTCAGGACAGTTTGATGGATATGTTTGTGTTTCAAGGTGCAGATTATCTTATTCTGGTGGACTGTTATTTAAAATACTCAGCAGACTACTTGCCTCAGGACCACCAGTGCATCAGTCATTGATGCTGCATGTCTATATTTAGAAGGTATGGAGGCCCTGAGGAACTCATTAGTGACAATGAATCACACTTTTGCTCCAGAGGCTTCAAAACCTTTGTAAAGCAGTGAGACTTTTTTCATAAAACATCAAGTCCATTGTTCCCACAATCAAATGGAATGGCTGAGAGAGCAATTCAAATGTGCAAAgtgttctttaaaataaaaaatctagcATGGATAACACAGATCCATATCTTAGCCTGTTGGACTCATACATCTAGGCAGTAAAGGAGATTGAAGATCAGCTGCTCAGCTCCTCATGGGAAGACATCTAAGGACCAGATTGCCAACTTCATCAGAGCTGTTGCAACCCAAAGTAATACAAGGAGACATACAAACTAGCCTTAAGTGAGACAAGTGTAACTTTAGCTCCTTCGTGGCctagatggagtctgctctgcagtcagctctggccaagagaaggcaggcacaggaatgcagcagcagaactcccttccaccccaggggcacctgtccCAAACCTCCCAGAGTGAACAAGCTCCCCACCCCTAGGAAAAGTACAGTGGATACAAGAAAGGgagatttatttacagagggatgagagga carries:
- the LOC115651577 gene encoding membrane-spanning 4-domains subfamily A member 4A-like — its product is MSEAGPLMQLFLRGQPRVLGALLLLAGLLQMAFGVLLAISPCVYRDELHVHFYSAVLLLLAGIITLAADTTHSLALVKACLVIYIICTVVVGVINLFYLVDLVYDPRNRYIQCPSSNRLHCRRLYQISHYCTGMRAIILILTSLGFFVSIALAAFGCKAVCRQNSADDGPVTTLTNPPASHEATMKPEPVATEGPTVALVFDLPQEVYRGHLLLL